The Cloacibacillus sp. DNA segment GTGAGCGCGGGGCCAGAGCCGCTGTAGGGAACGAAGTTTGCTTCCATTTTCAACACTTTGCAGTTGATGAGGTGCTGGAGCTGTACGTTGCTCTGAGGACCGTCGCCCGCGACATTCAATTTGCCGGGGTTTTTCTTTGCGAAATCGACTATTTCAGCTGCGTCTTTGAATTTGCTGTCTTTATTCACTACCCAGATGAGAGGGTCTATTTGGAAGTTGCATACATATTTGAAATCATCAAGACTGAACGGAACGTTCGGGCGCAGCGCCTTTACAAGGACCATAGAGGGCTGGCTTGTCGCGCCCATTGTGTAGCCGTCGGGACGCGCCTTTGCGAGCGCGGTCCATCCTATCTGTCCGCCCGCGCCGGGTTTGTTTTCAACGACGAGAGCCTGCCCGAGAGCCGGCGTCATATATTTCGCAACGAGCCTGATGACAATGTCATTGCCGCCGCCGGGAGAGAACGGAACTATGACGGAGACGGGCTTCGTCGGGAAAGCGGCCGCAAAAGAGGCGGCTGCCGGGCACATCATCAACGCAAGAGCCATAACAATAACGAAAGACTTAAACATTTTTTTCATAATGGATCCTCCTCGTTTTATTTGATACTGCATATTTAAAAAATTCTTATAGGTTTACCTTGCGGCCTTCGACCAGCTTCACGCCGTCCACTTCTATGGTAGGCTCCCACATCAGCAGGTCGTAGTGCGTCGGCGCTTTTACCGTGCCGCCCAGTGTGATGCTGGTGCCTATGCCGATGTGCGCCGTGGGGATGACTCCTTCGTCTTCGAGCATTATTCCGCAGAGCCTGCATTTTGGGTTCAGCCCGAGGCCAAGTTCCGCGATATTGTAGCAGTTGGGGTCATTGTGGCTTGCGAGGTCCTTTTTCAGAACTTCCGCCTGTTTGCCGCCCGTGATGTTCGTTATCATGCCGTCTTTCACGTCGACTATGACGGGTTCGTTCAGCACACCTATGCCAAGATAGGGGATGCTTGCGTCCGCTACGATCCTGCCGTTTGCGGAACCTTCGACCGGCGACGAGTTTGCCTCGATCGTGGGGATGGTTGAAAATTCTCCCGGCTCTACGACGCAGTAAAGAGCGTTTCCGCGGCGTCCCGTTATGTCAAGCCAGAGGTCTGTTCCGCCCGGCGTCGTCACATGCACGCGTTTTCCTTTTGCGAAGGCGTCCGCTACGCCCTTGCATATCGGCTTGATGGCGCGGAAGTCCGCCTCGATGCCGCCTGAAATGAGCATATCTTCGGTAAAGTCCGTCAGCACCAGTATGCGCGCTCCATGCTCCGCGGCCTCTTTGACCGCGAAGGTGTGTGTGACCGAATAGCTGACGGGGATGAGGATGACGTCGGCGTTTTTCATGCTTTCGGCGATCAGCTTCGGCGGTTCTTCTCCCGCCCTGCGGCGAGGCTTCATGACGCTCACCACTACCTCCGCGCCGCGTTCCACGGCCGCCGCCGCGAGCACCTTGGCAATTTTTTCCTGGACCATGTCCGTAACGATGAGCACCGATTCTCCCGCTTTCAGAGAGACGCAGTTGTCCATGATCGTCTTGGCCCCCTGGAGCATTAGGCATTCCTTCATTTCCAAATAAACCACTCCCCTGTTCCCTTGATAATAAAAACACTTTAGTGCGCCTGTTGGCTTTAAATAACTTATTATAGTATAATACTACAATCATACAAATATATGTCAAGAGGCAAAATTTATTTTGGCTGACGGCGTATTATTTAAGAAAAGATGTAATAAAATATATTAAGCTGTATCATGTTGATGACCACCGGCGCACGGCTTGGAAAGAGGTTTTATTTATGAGGGCGACAGAGACAATGCAAAGTGCAAACTTAATGCCGTTGAGAGGTGAAAGGCTTTCCTCTCAAATCTCAAAACTGATATTGGCGGAAATACAATCCGGTCAGCTCTCGACGGGGGACAAGCTGCCGCCTGAAACGGAGCTTGCGCAGAAATACGGCGTCAGCAGGACGATCCTGCGCGAAGCGATCGCGAGCCTTAAAAACGACGACATCCTTGAATCGAAGCAGGGACGCGGCATCATAGTAAAGAATCCGCGCGGACGGCAGGCCTTTCGATTCTCCGACGTCTTTGAGAAGGTCTCTATGGATGAAGTGAATTATTTTTATGAGATGCGTGCGCTGCTTGAGTCCGAAGCGGCGGGGCTGGCGGCCATGAGGCGCACCGATTCCGATATGGAGGAAATCTGCGCGGCGCTGGCCGGAATGGAAAACGCGGTCAGCCAAAACGCGCTCGGGGCGCAGGAGCACGACCGTTATAACGCGGCCATAGCGGCCGCAAGCCATAACCCGGTGCTCATAGAATTTCTTTCGTTTTTGCAGTACAAGCTCCACGATCTTGCGAAGGAGCTGCGCATCCGCACAATGTCCTCTCCTGAGAGGGCCCACGCCGTGCTTGCGGAACATAAGCAGGTGGTGGACAGAATATCCGGGAAGGATCCCGCGGGCGCACAGCTTGCCGTGCTGACCCATTTAAAAAACGCGGCGGAGCGCGCCGGCATAAAAATCTACGATTAGTCGTTAACGAGCCGCTCCTAGCGCGGCCAAAACAATAGCGGAGGCCAAACGGCCTCCGCTATTGCCTTTAGCAAATCATATCGATTTATAATTTACAAATTATACATATCTTCCTGCGCGGTGATGTTTATTCCTTTTTGCGCGAGCAGATCCGCCGCTTTTTCTATGTTCTTGTCGGCTACGCGGAAAACCATGTAGGCGGCCTGATCTTTTCTTGTTGTGAAGGCGTAGCTGTATTCGATGTTTATCTCGCCCTCCGTAAGCGCGGCTAAAATGTCAGTCAGCGCGCCGGGACGGTCTGGCACCTCGACGGCGAGCACAGGGGTGACGGCGGAGATTTTGCCGGCCTCTTTCAGCACCTGCTGCGCGTGTTCGGGGTCGCTCACTATGGTGCGCAGCACGCCGAAATCTGCGGCCTCCGCGAGAGAAAGGGCCCTCATGTCGATGCCGTTTGCGCGAAGCAGCTCGACGAACTGCGCCAGCTTGCCGGGCTTGTTTTCAAGAAATACCGAAATCTGTTTGACTGTCATTTTATTTTCCCCCTTCATAGCTGATCTCCTCCTAGTATAACTTACGATTGTCTATTACGCGAACGGCCTTGCCTTCGCTGCGCGGGATGCTCTTAGGCTCGACGAGGTGCACCTTGGCGAAAATTCCGAGGAAGCCCTTGACCGCGTTGACCAGCGTTTTTTCGCGCGTTGTGATCTCGCTCACGTTGTCGCTGAACATCTCCTGCGTCATCTCGACGTTGATGTCAAGCGTATCGGAGGTGCCGACGCGGTTGACGACTATCTGGTAGTTCGGCGAATAGCCGTTGTCGATGAGCACTGTCTCTATCTGCGACGGGAATACGTTGACGCCCTTTATGATGAGCATGTCGTCGCTTCTGCCCATCGGCTTCGCCATGCGCGCGTGCGTGCGTCCGCAGGCGCACGGCTCGTGGTTCAGCACGCAGATGTCGCGCGTGCGGTAGCGTATCATCGGAAAGGCTTCCTTTGAGATGCTGGTGAAGACTAGCTCGCCTTTTTCTCCGTCGGGCAGAGTCTCTCCAGTGTTGGGGTCGATTATCTCCGCGATGAAGTGATCTTCGTTGATGTGCATCCCCTGCTGCGCGCAGCACTCATAGCTGACGCCGGGGCCTGCTATCTCAGTCAGTCCGTATATGTCGTAGGCTTTGATGCCAAGCTTTTCTTCGATGTCATGGCGCATCTCCTCCGTCCACGCCTCAGCTCCGAATATTCCGGCCTTCAGTTTTATCGTGCCGCGAAGGTTTTTTTCGGTGATCGTCTCGGCAAGGAAGGCGGCGTAGGAGGGCGTGCAGCAGAGTATGGTGGAGCCCAAGTCCTGCATGAACTGTATCTGGCGCTCCGTCGAGCCGGAGGACATCGGAAGCGTCAGCGCTCCCACCTTGTGCGAGCCGCCGTGAAGCCCCAGTCCCCCGGTGAATAGGCCGTAGCCGTAGGAGATGTGCACGACGTCCTCCTTTGTGCCGCCCGCCGCCATTATTGCGCGCGCGCAGCAGTCGTCCCACATGTCGAGGTCGTTCTGCGTGTAAAAGGCGATTACGCGCTTTCCGGTTGTGCCGCTGGTTGACTGTATGCGCTTGCAGTCGGCAAGCGGCGCGCAAAGCAGGCCGTAGGGGTATGCTTCGCGGAGGTCGTCCTTTTTGATGAACGGCAGTTTGTGAAGGTCGCAGAGGCCTTTGATGTCGGCCGGAGTGACGCCGTGCTCGTCCATCTTGGCCCGGTAATAGGGCGAGTTTTCGTAAGCGCGCGCGACAGTTTTGACGAGCCGTTCGCTCTGCCATTCTCGTATTTGTTCTCTTGACGCACATTCGATCTCAGGTTGGTAGCAGTTTGTTTTTTGCATATCGTTCACATTTCCCTTCCATGTTCTTTTTGTAATATTTTTTATCCGCTGGCAAGCAGCAAAAAAGCAGGGCCCGCAAATCACGGACCCTGCTTCAACGATAACCACGCTACGCTAGATTCTCAAACTTTATGAATCAGGCGATCTTCGCGCGGACTCTCGTGAAGAGGCCCGCGCCGGTAAAGGAGAACCGCGTGACATGATTCTTTGTTGATGATGTTGTCATATTCGTCATGCCCTGGCTCCCCTTCCCTGAAATATCAACTTGATTTCCTGTTGTTGGAAATTTTAGCACTTGAAAATCATTTGTCAACCAACACCGTAAAATTTGTCGCGTCTTGCGCGAGGAGAAAGAATCTCAGTTCACGCATGATATAATTTATTATATCCGGCGTTTATGTAAAGACAAAGGGGGCGGCGGTCTGATGGAGGATCATGTCAGGGTCATTGAGCGGGTCTTTGATATAATCGAGCTTCTCGCGCAGGCGCAGGAGCCGATGTCTCTCACTGACATCGTTAAAAGAAGCGGCATAAGCAAAACGACGGTCTATCGCCTTTTGCAGACGATGTGCAGCCGCTGCTATGTCGAAAAGGACAAGGACAACTGCTACACCGTTGGGCCGAAGCTCATCGAGGCGGCCAGCTGCCACATCATCGGCCTTGAGCTGCAAACGGAGTCAAAGCCGATACTGGCCGAGCTGCGCCGCAGGCTTAATCTTTCCGTGCATCTTGGCATACTTGACGGGCATGAGATCGTATATCTTGAGAAGATGGACATCTACCCGACGATGCGGCTTTATACGCAGGTGGGCTATCGTTCTCCAGCCTACTGTTCCTCGATGGGCAAGTGTCTGCTGTCGTGCCTTTCCGGCTCCGAGCTTGAGAAAGCGCTCTTTGCCTGCCCCTTCGAACGTTTCACGCCGCACACCGTGACAAATTTCCACGACTTCAAAAAGCTGCTGAAGGGCGTGCGCGAAAGGGGCTGGGCGATGGACGATCAGGAATATCTCCTTGAGCACCGCTGCGTCGGCGCGCCCGTCTTCGATTACCGCGGAGACGCCATAGCCTCCGTCAGCGCAAGCGGGACTACGGCTGAGATAACGGACGAACGGCTGCCCTCCGTAATCGAAGAGGTGAAGCGCGCAGCGGGCCGGCTCTCGCAGCGGATGGGTTACATAGAAGAATGATAAAAAGCCGGCCCTCCGATGCAGGAGGGCCGGCTTTTATTTGCGGCTGCGCGCCGCGCGCTGCTACTTTAGGATGTTTTTCAGCACGATGGATTTTGTGTGCGTCATCTCGTCGAAGGTGGACATAACTCCCTCTGTGCCAATGCCGGAGAATTTGTAGCCGCCGAATGGCATTTCGAAGCTGCGGAAGAAGCTTGCGCCGTTGATGACGGAGCCGCCGCATTCAAGCGCGTTCGCTACGTGGAACGCCTCTTTCATGTCCTTCGTGAAGACGCATCCGCAGAGGCCGAACTTTGAGGCGTTTGCGATTTCGATCGCCTCTTCCGGCGTCTCAAAGGTGATGATGGGAACGACGGGGCCGAATATCTCCATATCTTTTGCGACGTCCGCCGTCTTTGGCACGTCCACTATGACGGTCGGTTCGTAGAAGGCGCCGCAGCGTTTGCCGCCGAGCACTATTTTCCCGCCCTGTTCCACCGTCAGCTCTACCTGCTTTTCGACTTCTTTTGCGGCCTTTTCGCTGATGAGGCAGCCGAGGCGCGTATCTTCGTCCTGCGGCATTCCGACCTTTATCTTCTTTATCTTTTCTACGGCCTTCTTTGCGAACTCCTCCGCGACATTTTTGTGGACGAGGAAACGCTTTGAAGCGCAGCAGACCTGCCCGGTATTGTACATGCGGCCCCAGATGAGTTCGTCGGTCGCGAGATCTATGTCGGCGTCCTCAAGGACGATGAAGGCGTCGTTTCCTCCCAATTCAAGCGCCACGTGCGCAAGGTTTTTCGCCGCGTGCTCCGCCGTCTCTATGCCGACCTCGGTGGAGCCTGTGAGCGTTATAAGGTCGACGTCGGGGTGGGTGCAGAGAGCATTGCCCACTATCGACCCACGTCCCGTGACTATCTGGACAGCT contains these protein-coding regions:
- a CDS encoding IclR family transcriptional regulator, with the protein product MEDHVRVIERVFDIIELLAQAQEPMSLTDIVKRSGISKTTVYRLLQTMCSRCYVEKDKDNCYTVGPKLIEAASCHIIGLELQTESKPILAELRRRLNLSVHLGILDGHEIVYLEKMDIYPTMRLYTQVGYRSPAYCSSMGKCLLSCLSGSELEKALFACPFERFTPHTVTNFHDFKKLLKGVRERGWAMDDQEYLLEHRCVGAPVFDYRGDAIASVSASGTTAEITDERLPSVIEEVKRAAGRLSQRMGYIEE
- a CDS encoding aldehyde dehydrogenase family protein; translation: MKMIINGKPADASDGKVIEVTNPATGALIDTVPAATQEDVNRAVASAKAAQKQWAKIPVYKRAEIMKNFLKLVDANREKLAQTLSAETGKPIVEARAEIGNIFISFEAFSEKAKHLYGEVVPSGMEAGQDKNILFTQREPVGVVVCVIPFNFPCDLFDQKVAPALLAGNAAIVKPSTDNPLTLCMLTELLTKAGVTDGAVQIVTGRGSIVGNALCTHPDVDLITLTGSTEVGIETAEHAAKNLAHVALELGGNDAFIVLEDADIDLATDELIWGRMYNTGQVCCASKRFLVHKNVAEEFAKKAVEKIKKIKVGMPQDEDTRLGCLISEKAAKEVEKQVELTVEQGGKIVLGGKRCGAFYEPTVIVDVPKTADVAKDMEIFGPVVPIITFETPEEAIEIANASKFGLCGCVFTKDMKEAFHVANALECGGSVINGASFFRSFEMPFGGYKFSGIGTEGVMSTFDEMTHTKSIVLKNILK
- a CDS encoding phenylacetate--CoA ligase, producing MQKTNCYQPEIECASREQIREWQSERLVKTVARAYENSPYYRAKMDEHGVTPADIKGLCDLHKLPFIKKDDLREAYPYGLLCAPLADCKRIQSTSGTTGKRVIAFYTQNDLDMWDDCCARAIMAAGGTKEDVVHISYGYGLFTGGLGLHGGSHKVGALTLPMSSGSTERQIQFMQDLGSTILCCTPSYAAFLAETITEKNLRGTIKLKAGIFGAEAWTEEMRHDIEEKLGIKAYDIYGLTEIAGPGVSYECCAQQGMHINEDHFIAEIIDPNTGETLPDGEKGELVFTSISKEAFPMIRYRTRDICVLNHEPCACGRTHARMAKPMGRSDDMLIIKGVNVFPSQIETVLIDNGYSPNYQIVVNRVGTSDTLDINVEMTQEMFSDNVSEITTREKTLVNAVKGFLGIFAKVHLVEPKSIPRSEGKAVRVIDNRKLY
- a CDS encoding tripartite tricarboxylate transporter substrate binding protein, translated to MKKMFKSFVIVMALALMMCPAAASFAAAFPTKPVSVIVPFSPGGGNDIVIRLVAKYMTPALGQALVVENKPGAGGQIGWTALAKARPDGYTMGATSQPSMVLVKALRPNVPFSLDDFKYVCNFQIDPLIWVVNKDSKFKDAAEIVDFAKKNPGKLNVAGDGPQSNVQLQHLINCKVLKMEANFVPYSGSGPALTALLGKQVDVTLTTLSAAVSHLEAGRIVPLVMFYDGKIDGVDIKSSKSVFKVKIPSAGTALRGVAVPKETKAEDVAVLEKAFKKVAENPEFKAQAKSLGLIIKFIGTKESGKLVNESNKIVEEYKSLF
- a CDS encoding FadR/GntR family transcriptional regulator, with the translated sequence MPLRGERLSSQISKLILAEIQSGQLSTGDKLPPETELAQKYGVSRTILREAIASLKNDDILESKQGRGIIVKNPRGRQAFRFSDVFEKVSMDEVNYFYEMRALLESEAAGLAAMRRTDSDMEEICAALAGMENAVSQNALGAQEHDRYNAAIAAASHNPVLIEFLSFLQYKLHDLAKELRIRTMSSPERAHAVLAEHKQVVDRISGKDPAGAQLAVLTHLKNAAERAGIKIYD
- a CDS encoding ACT domain-containing protein — translated: MTVKQISVFLENKPGKLAQFVELLRANGIDMRALSLAEAADFGVLRTIVSDPEHAQQVLKEAGKISAVTPVLAVEVPDRPGALTDILAALTEGEINIEYSYAFTTRKDQAAYMVFRVADKNIEKAADLLAQKGINITAQEDMYNL
- a CDS encoding leucyl aminopeptidase, whose amino-acid sequence is MKECLMLQGAKTIMDNCVSLKAGESVLIVTDMVQEKIAKVLAAAAVERGAEVVVSVMKPRRRAGEEPPKLIAESMKNADVILIPVSYSVTHTFAVKEAAEHGARILVLTDFTEDMLISGGIEADFRAIKPICKGVADAFAKGKRVHVTTPGGTDLWLDITGRRGNALYCVVEPGEFSTIPTIEANSSPVEGSANGRIVADASIPYLGIGVLNEPVIVDVKDGMITNITGGKQAEVLKKDLASHNDPNCYNIAELGLGLNPKCRLCGIMLEDEGVIPTAHIGIGTSITLGGTVKAPTHYDLLMWEPTIEVDGVKLVEGRKVNL